From the genome of Ictalurus furcatus strain D&B chromosome 4, Billie_1.0, whole genome shotgun sequence, one region includes:
- the kctd14 gene encoding BTB/POZ domain-containing protein KCTD14: MSLPDIKSSRKLAVEPLKQCSVVQLNVGGQVYTTTLVTLRRFPNSKLAEMFSVPSKLIKDAEGRCFVDRDGMHFRAILEYLRSEEVPTKNLQEVHKEAVYYGIKPLVKLLEESPQFFGEKVGRQQFLSHVRNYHENLEVLIRVGRAEAMASRYSVIIMCVLKTDNDLARYNDAMVSLDTRKESIVTFGPWNAQATVEDLLDCIKMDIEAKGYKVSIKPHSTEKAFLFKSYDFFYKLTFTWW, from the exons ATGAGTCTTCCTGACATCAAATCATCACGGAAACTGGCAGTCGAGCCTTTAAAGCAG TGCTCCGTCGTGCAGCTGAATGTCGGTGGTCAGGTATACACCACCACTCTGGTGACCCTGCGCAGATTCCCCAACTCAAAGCTGGCTGAGATGTTCAGCGTGCCTTCCAAACTCATAAAGGATGCAGAGGGTCGCTGTTTTGTAGACCGTGATGGGATGCACTTTAGGGCAATTCTTGAGTACCTCCGTTCAGAGGAGGTTCCAACTAAGAATTTGCAGGAGGTTCACAAGGAGGCAGTGTATTATGGTATAAAACCCCTGGTAAAGCTCCTGGAGGAGTCTCCGCAGTTTTTTGGTGAGAAGGTCGGAAGGCAGCAGTTTTTGTCCCATGTGCGCAACTACCACGAGAATCTGGAGGTCCTCATCAGGGTGGGCAGAGCAGAAGCCATGGCCTCGCGATACTCAGTAATAATCATGTGTGTCCTAAAGACAGACAATGACCTGGCGAGGTACAACGACGCTATGGTCAGTCTTGATACAAGGAAGGAATCTATAGTGACCTTTGGCCCCTGGAATGCTCAAGCTACTGTGGAGGATCTTCTGGATTGCATAAAAATGGACATCGAGGCAAAAGGATATAAAGTGAGCATTAAACCACACAGCACAGAGAAAGCCTTTCTGTTTAAGAGCTATGATTTCTTCTATAAGCTGACTTTTACTTGGTGGTGA
- the ints4 gene encoding integrator complex subunit 4: MAAHLKKRVYEEFSKVVQQQPLEEVPAKKLRLTKPSKSAALHIDLCKATSPTDALQYLLNFARKPVEAESVEGVVRILLEHYYKEVDNSVRLKIASLLGLLSKTPGFSSDCIVDDVISTLNHDKSNQVLAQLLDTLLVIGTQLSDNVAVTQRLFEVACKHLQSTYFGVRNKCLQLLGCLGSVDKPLNKENETVPGTSTTPLRDVQSLISDYFNDQDPRVRTAAIKAMLQLHERGMKLQQTIYNQACKLLSDDYEQVRSAAVQMVWVLSQLYPESIVPIPSSNEEIRLIDDSFGKICHMVSDGSWVVRVQAAKLLGSMKQVSPHFLEQTLDKKLMSDLRKKRTAHERAKELYASGEFSSGRRWADDAPREKVDTSGVNLIDSGACGAFVHGLEDEMYEVRIAAVEALCSLALSSPSFAEKCLDFLVDMFNDEIEEVRLQSIHVLRQISTHITLREDQLDTVLAVLEDSSRDIREALHELLCYTNVSTKECIQLALLDLLKNLAKYPTDRNSVWKCLKFLGTRHPTLVLPIVPELLSTHPYFDTPEPDMDDPAYIAVLVLVFNAAKSCPTMPALFSDHTFRHYAYLRDSLSHLVPQLRLPGRKQMAALGSESSGMESCSLESAQQFLQESLARVSILQNLDSPGAQDLLDFTISDLQRLGMLQTELAGSADFCATYLHCQLLLMKALQEKLWNMAVPLCLKQNAMASTAAQQILEETYKLEFLYSGLETRQVATIHNVRLQAKALQLVLTARTKRGVEPLHGLCEKFLQEVESFQRLFMAELPHLQDSFVEKLLDLMPRLVACKPLDLVKILQTTLRQSRLTHLKLPEQIHRASATIIEPTGESDNPLRFTSGLVLALDIDATLEHVQDPQATVKVQVLYPDGQSHIIHPKPGDFRTPGPGRTRLITQVYLSHSAWTEPSQIEVRLLLAYSSKLAAPKPAWDESTEGLPTTESSIDGTINLSKPVKVFIMPKPARR; the protein is encoded by the exons ATGGCTGCTCATCTAAAAAAGCGGGTTTACGAGGAATTTTCCAAAGTTGTGCAG CAACAACCTCTCGAGGAGGTCCCAGCGAAGAAGCTTCGTCTAACCAAGCCTAGTAAATCTGCAGCCCTCCATATTGACCTGTGCAAAGCCACCAGCCCCACAGATGCCCTGCAGTATCTCTTAAACTTTGCTCgcaagccggtggaggcagAAAGCGTTGAAGGTGTAGTGCGCATCCTTCTGGAGCACTATTATAAG GAGGTCGATAACTCGGTCAGACTGAAGATTGCCTCACTTCTCGGTCTGCTCTCCAAAACACCTGGTTTCTCCTCTGATTGCATCGTTGATGATGTCATTAGCACGCTTAATCATGACA AGTCGAACCAGGTGCTGGCACAGCTGCTTGACACTCTGCTGGTCATTGGTACACAGCTGTCAGACAACGTCGCAGTCACCCAGAGACTTTTCGAAGTGGCATGCAAG CACCTTCAAAGCACATATTTTGGGGTACGCAATAAGTGTCTTCAGCTCCTTGGCTGCTTGGGTTCTGTCGACAAACCTCTGAATAAAGAGAATGAGACAGTACCAGGCACTTCCACCACACCCCTAAGGGACGTCCAGAGTCTCATCAGCGATTACTTCAATGACCAGGACCCCCGGGTTCGCACAGCAGCCATCAAAGCTATG CTGCAGCTGCATGAAAGAGGAATGAAACTCCAGCAGACGATATACAACCAG GCCTGCAAGCTCTTGAGCGATGACTATGAGCAAGTGCGCTCAGCCGCTGTGCAGATGGTCTGGGTACTAAGCCAGCTTTACCCTGAGAG CATCGTCCCCATACCCTCATCCAACGAGGAGATCCGGCTGATCGATGATTCGTTCGGGAAGATCTGCCACATGGTCAGCGATGGCTCCTGGGTAGTGCGAGTGCAGGCTGCCAAGTTACTG GGCTCCATGAAGCAGGTGAGCCCACACTTCCTGGAGCAGACGCTGGACAAGAAGCTGATGTCAGATCTCAGA AAAAAGCGCACAGCACACGAGCGAGCCAAAGAGCTCTACGCTTCCGGAGAGTTTTCCTCAGGCCGGAGATGGGCAGACGACGCTCCCAGAGAGAAAGTGGACACGTCAGGGGTAAACCTGATCGACTCTGGAGCCTGTGGAGCTTTTGTGCATGGACTCGAGGATGAGATGTACG AAGTGCGGATTGCAGCCGTGGAGGCCTTGTGTTCCCTGGCCCTGTCCTCTCCCAGCTTTGCAGAGAAGTGCCTGGACTTCCTGGTGGACATGTTTAATGATGAAATCGAGGAAGTGAGACTGCAGTCCATCCACGTGTTGCGACAGATCTCCACTCACATCACGCTGCGTGAGGACCAGCTGGACACAGTGCTCGCTGTGCTCGAG GATTCATCACGGGACATCCGAGAGGCCCTGCATGAGTTGCTGTGTTACACGAACGTCTCGACTAAAGAGTGTATCCAGCTGGCCCTGCTGGATCTGCTGAAGAACCTCGCCAAGTATCCGACCGACCGCAACTCGGTGTGGAA ATGTTTGAAGTTCCTCGGAACTCGTCATCCCACTCTGGTGTTGCCCATTGTCCCTGAGCTCCTGAGCACGCACCCGTATTTCGACACTCCAGAGCCGGACATGGACGATCCTGCGT ACATTGCCGTTTTAGTGCTGGTGTTTAATGCGGCCAAGTCTTGTCCCACCATGCCAGCCCTGTTCTCAGACCACACGTTCCGGCACTACGCCTACCTGCGTGACAGCCTCTCACACCTGGTGCCTCAGCTCCGG CTACCAGGCAGGAAGCAGATGGCGGCTCTGGGTTCGGAGTCTTCAGGAATGGAGTCTTGCAGCCTGGAGTCAGCGCAGCAGTTCCTCCAGGAGAGCCTGGCTCGAGTCAGCATCCTGCAGAACCTCGACTCGCCCGGAGCTCAGGACCTGCTCGACTTTACCATCAG tgaCCTGCAGAGGCTCGGGATGCTGCAGACCGAACTGGCTGGATCTGCAGATTTTTGCGCAACATACCTGCACTGTCAGCTTCTGCTTATGAAG GCTCTACAAGAGAAGCTGTGGAACATGGCTGTGCCTCTGTGTCTGAAACAGAATGCCATGGCATCAACTGCTGCACAGCAg aTCCTAGAAGAGACGTACAAGTTGGAATTCCTATACAGCGGACTGGAGACACGTCAGGTGGCAACTATTCATAACGTGCGACTGCAAGCCAAGGCACTGCAACTCGTTCTTACTGCCCGCACCAAACGAGG ggtcgaGCCTCTTCACGGACTGTGCGAGAAGTTCCTACAGGAAGTGGAGTCCTTTCAGAG GCTCTTCATGGCTGAGCTGCCCCACCTTCAGGACAGCTTTGTGGAGAAACTTCTAGATCTAATGCCCAGACTCGTAGCCTGCAAACCTCTGGATTTAGTGAAGATCCTCCAGACCACTCTGAGACAGAGCAGATTAACTCACCTCAAACTCCCGGAGCAG ATCCACAGAGCTTCGGCGACGATTATCGAGCCGACAGGAGAGTCAGACAACCCGCTGCGATTTACCTCTGGCTTAGTGCTGGCGTTAGATATCGATGCCACTCTGGAGCACGTGCAAGACCCACAAGCTACAGTTAAAGTGCAG GTACTCTACCCAGATGGACAGTCGCACATAATTCATCCTAAACCTGGAGATTTTAGGACACCGGGACCAGGAAGGACGCGGCTTATAACTCAGGTGTATCTGTCCCATTCAGCCTGGACAG AGCCATCTCAGATCGAGGTTCGGTTACTCCTGGCCTACAGCAGTAAACTGGCTGCCCCCAAACCAGCCTGGGACGAGAGCACAGAAGGCCTGCCAACAACCGAAAGCTCAATCGATGGCACCATCAACCTCAGCAAGCCTGTCAAAGTCTTCATCATGCCAAAACCTGCTCGGCGCTGA
- the aamdc gene encoding mth938 domain-containing protein — MSSPEIASLSWGHMKVKGCASSYKDCKVWPGGSREWDWRETGTDHYPGVQPADLEEILRKGVQTLVIGRGMSEALQVPPSTVEHVKKQGVDVKVLQTEKAVKEYNILAGQGAKVGGVFHSTC; from the exons ATGTCCTCCCCGGAAATAGCATCTCTGTCCTGGGGCCACATGAAGGTCAAAGGTTGTGCTTCTTCCTACAAAGATTGCAAGGTGTGGCCAGGTGGCAGTCGGGAATGGGATTGGAGAGAGACTGGTACAGAT CATTATCCAGGTGTCCAGCCAGCTGACCTGGAGGAAATCCTGAGGAAAGGAGTTCAGACGCTGGTCATAGGAAGAGGAATGAGCGAAGCATTACAG GTGCCTCCCTCTACAGTGGAACATGTGAAGAAACAGGGCGTGGATGTAAAGGTACTGCAGACTGAAAAGGCTGTGAAAGAGTACAACATCCTTGCAGGACAGGGGGCTAAAGTGGGAGGAGTTTTCCATTCCACTTGCTGA
- the rps3 gene encoding 40S ribosomal protein S3 produces MAVQISKKRKFVSDGIFKAELNEFLTRELAEDGYSGVEVRVTPTRTEIIILATRTQNVLGEKGRRIRELTAVVQKRFGFPEGSVELYAEKVATRGLCAIAQAESLRYKLLGGLAVRRACYGVLRFIMESGAKGCEVVVSGKLRGQRAKSMKFVDGLMIHSGDPVNYYVDTAVRHVLLRQGVLGIKVKIMLPWDPSGKIGPKKPLPDHVSIVEPKEEILPTTPVSEQKGAKPEVPVMPQGAPVPTA; encoded by the exons ATGGCGGTCCAAATTTCTAAGAAGAGAAAG TTCGTCTCAGACGGCATCTTCAAAGCCGAGCTGAACGAGTTCCTGACCCGAGAGCTTGCTGAGGATGGGTACTCCGGTGTGGAGGTCCGGGTCACCCCGACAAGGACGGAGATAATCATTCTCGCCACCAG GACCCAGAATGTCCTGGGAGAGAAAGGCCGTCGCATTAGGGAACTGACTGCTGTCGTTCAGAAGAGGTTTGGCTTCCCAGAGGGCAGTGTGGAG CTCTACGCTGAGAAGGTTGCCACCAGGGGTCTTTGTGCCATCGCTCAGGCAGAATCTCTGCGCTACAAGCTGCTCGGAGGTCTGGCTGTCCGCAG GGCCTGCTATGGTGTTCTGCGCTTCATCATGGAGAGCGGTGCCAAGGGCTGTGAGGTGGTAGTGTCTGGCAAGCTCAGGGGTCAGAGGGCCAAATCCATGAAGTTCGTGGATGGTCTGATGATCCACAGCGGAGACCCCGTCAACTATTACGTAGACACAGCTGTCCGCCACGTCCTGCTCCGCCAAG GTGTGCTCGGTATCAAGGTTAAGATCATGCTTCCCTGGGACCCCAGTGGTAAGATCGGCCCCAAGAAGCCTCTGCCTGACCATGTCAGCATCGTGGAGCCCAAAGAAGAGATCCTTCCCACCACCCCTGTGTCTGAACAGAAGGGGGCCAAGCCTGAAGTCCCAGTCATGCCTCAGGGAGCTCCTGTACCCACAGCATAA